The sequence TGGTGGATTTGGTCTCGAACACCGGCCTGGTGGTCTCGAAACGGACGCTGCTGGTGGCCTCGTTCTGCGGCGCCCGGGTGTCGTAGTGGTTAAGGGAGAGCTTGGTGGTCAGTTCGGGCAGGGCGGCGGGATTGTACAGCAGCTTGGCGCGGGAGGTGGTCACCTCTATTTCCCGCGGATCGCCGACCGGCGCATAGGCGGTGAGATCGGCGCTGCTGCGCCGCCGCTGACGGTCGACGCTGACGCGGAACGCCAGCTCATCGTCGACCAGGGGGCCGGAAACCATCGCCGCCGTCTGCGAATAGTGCCGGTTGCCGATGCCCCCCTTCACCGCCTGCTCCCAGTGGAACGTCGGGTCTTTCGAGGTGATCAGCACGGCGCCGGCGATGGAATTGCGCCCCTGGAGCAGACTCTGCGGACCGCGGAACACCTCGACCCGCTCGATGTCCCACATCGACTGGGGGCCGAATGCCAGTTCATTGTAGGTGAGCGAACGGCCGTCCACCGCCATATTCAGGCGCGCGCGCGAACCGTTGAGAAAAGCGTGGGCGCCTTGCGCCGGTCCGGTGCCGTCGATGCCGCGCACGGTGGGCAGATCGTTGCCGATGCCGGTATCGACGACGTTCGAGGTCATCTTGAGCAGATCCGACGCCACGGTCACCCCCGGCGTCGACTCAAGCCTGCGGGAATCGTAGACCTCCACGCTGGAACCGGTATCGTAAATAGAGCGGTTGACCTTCTCGCCGGTGACCACGATGGCGTCCGTTTCCGGCCGCGGGGCCTGCGGCCAGGCGGCGGAGCTCCTGCCGCTCTCCTCCCTCTCCTCTTCAAGAGCGGCCCTGGCATCGGACAGGGGCAGAACAGCCGCTCCCAGCAACAGGGTAGCGACGGAGCCGGCAACGCGTAAACCGACGCCGTCTCTTTTGCCATCCGCCGCGTTATGCCGCAGAGTCGCGTGTAACGTACTCATCAATAACCCTCCTTTAGCAAAAGTGCACAAAATCTGTTCTACTCACATAGAAAAAAGTGTGATTTTCACTTTGCAAACGGCATCTGGCATCCGGTACGACTCTGTAACACGCGTTATCCGTGCCGCAGGGACAGATTGACTCTGCCCGGGGCCATCGCCTGGTTATTGTTTTGCCTGCGCCACGATGGCTGCGTCTCAATTAAAAAAGAACATCTCCTATAAAAAACGTCAGGGTGACATACGGGAATGGCTAAAAAAACAGCACCCGTCATCGCGAATGATAATGTTTCAATTTAAGTAATGCAAATCATTACTATTGTAAGGAAACGAAAAGAAAGGTCGCGATAAAGGGGATAAAACGATTTGCGCGGCTCAGAACCGGCGCATGCGGTTCAGCAGCCAGAGTAGATAAACGCCCCCGATAATACCGGTCATACGGCCGACGGGCACCGCGACCGTCAGGGGCAGCAGCAGCGTGATCAGGTCGGCCAGCAGCAGCAGGCAGGACCCCATCAGCGCGGCGCTGATTACCGGCAGCTTGCGCGAGCGGGTTAAACGCGCCACCAGCTGCGGAGCGGCCAGGGCGACAAAAGCGATGGGTCCGGTGGCCCCGGTGGCCAGCGCCGCCAGCACCACCGCGCACAGAATCATCAGCAGCCGGACGCGCTCCACGCGGATGCCCAGCAGGCAGGCCATATCGTCGCCCATTTCCATCATGGTGAGCTTTCTGGCGCACAGCAGGACGACCGGCAGCAGCACGGCCACGCCGATCATCACCGGGATCAGGTGCATCCAGGTGCGGGATTGCACCGAGCCGGCGAGCCATAGGTTGGCCATCACCGCGTTATCCAGATCGCCCTTCACCAGCAGGAAACCGTTCAGCGCGCTGAGCACCGCGCCGACGCCGATACCGGTAAGGATCAGGCGATACCCCCGGAGCGTTCCCCCTTTCACCGCCAGCAGATAGACCAGCAGCGAGGCGGCGATGCCGCCCGCTATCGCGGCGAAGGCGACGGCCGTCGGCGCAGGGTCGAACAGGACGATCTGCAGCAGCGCGCCGCTGGCGGCGCCGGTGGTGCAGCCGATAATATCGGGGGAACCGAGCGCATTGCGGGAAACGGACTGGAAAATCGCCCCGGAAACGCCCAGCGCCGCGCCGACGAAAATCGCGGTCAGGGTGCGCGGCAGGCGAATATTGCGGATGATGCGATCGCCGGGGCCGCCGTCGCCGTCGCCCAAGATGGCATGCAGAATCTGGGCGACGCTGATATCGATCCGTCCCGCCGTCATGGCGAACGCGGCCAGCAGCAGCAACAGCAACAATAGCCCGGCGCACACCGCCAGCGTCCGGGGAGAGACCAGCAGCGATACACCGCCCCGGCGCCAGACGGCGCCGCTGACGCCGGCCGGGGTGTCGCTACGGCGGGCGGCAGTCATAGCTGGATGATTTTCCATCGTCTCACCAGCACCACGAACACCGGTCCGCCAATCAACGCCGCCATAATGCCGACGCCGATCTCTCCCGGATAGCCGAGCAGCCGGCCGAGAATATCGGCCGTCACCATCAGGATGGCGGAAATCAGCATCGACCAGGGCAAAACCCAGCGGTGGTCCGAACCGGCCACGAAACGGGCGAAATGCGGCGCGGTCAGTCCGATAAAGCCGATAGGTCCGGCCGCCGCCGTCGCGGCGCCCGCCAGGGAGATAATCGTCAGCGCCGACAGCAGCCACACCCAGAGCGCGTTCACGCCCAGCGACTGCCCCAAATCGTTGCCGAGCGCCACCATATCCAGCGATTTCGCCAGGGTAAGCGACACCAGCAGCCCGGCCGCCGCCACCAGAGAAACCGGCCCCAGCACCGCATAACCGCGTCCCTGCAGGGAGCCGACGACCCAGTGGCGGAACTGATTAAACACCTCCTCGTCGCTGTTGACGGTAATCAGCTGCGCCAATGCCAGCAGCACCACGGTCAGCGCCGCCCCCGCCAGCACCACCCGCACCGGGTTGATTTCCCGCCAGCCGCCGGAGAGAAAATAGACCCCGCAGCCCACCAGCCCGGCGCCGAGCAGCCCGAACCACATATACCCGGCGACGTCGGAAACGCCCAAAAAGGCGATTGCCGCCACAATGGCCACCATCGCTCCGGCGTTCACGCCGAGAATGCCGGGGTCGGCGAGCGGATTGCGGGTCAGCGCCTGCATAATGGCCCCGGAGACGCCCAGCGCGGCCCCCACCACTATCGCCAGCAGGGTGCGCGGAATTCTCAGGTAGCGCACCAGCAGGTGCTCGCTGCTGCCGGCGTCGAACGCGACCAGCGCCTGCCAGGTCACCTGGGCCGGAATGGGGCGCGAACCGATAAACAGGCTCCACAGCGCCAACGCCGCCAGCAGCAGCGCGCCGATAAGCAGGCCCCGGCGCCGAAAGCTCAATTTGCCGCTGCCCGGGCGGGGAACAACCTGAACGACTGGTGGCATGGCGAATGACCCTGGGTAGATAACAAGCGGTTACGGCGACGGCGCGGCCTGTTCCGCCTTGCCGAACCGTCTGACGATGCCGGCGATAATCTCCCCGGCGCTGAAATAATCGATGCGGAACGAATTGACGCCCAGACCATAGACCTGGCGTTTTTTCACCGAAGGCAGGTTGGCGAGCAGCGGATCGGCCAGAAACGCCGACGCTTTGTCATCCCCGGCGTTAAGCAGGAAGGTGGTGGGCGCGCTCAGCCGGGTCAGGTTTTCATACTCCGTCCAGACAAAATCCTGGCGCGGAGCGACGCTGCTTTGCCATGCCGGGTCGGGCGCTTCGAGGGTGAAGCCGAGCGATTGCAGCAAGCGGGCGTGAACCCCG comes from Brenneria nigrifluens DSM 30175 = ATCC 13028 and encodes:
- a CDS encoding FecCD family ABC transporter permease, whose protein sequence is MPPVVQVVPRPGSGKLSFRRRGLLIGALLLAALALWSLFIGSRPIPAQVTWQALVAFDAGSSEHLLVRYLRIPRTLLAIVVGAALGVSGAIMQALTRNPLADPGILGVNAGAMVAIVAAIAFLGVSDVAGYMWFGLLGAGLVGCGVYFLSGGWREINPVRVVLAGAALTVVLLALAQLITVNSDEEVFNQFRHWVVGSLQGRGYAVLGPVSLVAAAGLLVSLTLAKSLDMVALGNDLGQSLGVNALWVWLLSALTIISLAGAATAAAGPIGFIGLTAPHFARFVAGSDHRWVLPWSMLISAILMVTADILGRLLGYPGEIGVGIMAALIGGPVFVVLVRRWKIIQL
- a CDS encoding FecCD family ABC transporter permease, with the translated sequence MTAARRSDTPAGVSGAVWRRGGVSLLVSPRTLAVCAGLLLLLLLLAAFAMTAGRIDISVAQILHAILGDGDGGPGDRIIRNIRLPRTLTAIFVGAALGVSGAIFQSVSRNALGSPDIIGCTTGAASGALLQIVLFDPAPTAVAFAAIAGGIAASLLVYLLAVKGGTLRGYRLILTGIGVGAVLSALNGFLLVKGDLDNAVMANLWLAGSVQSRTWMHLIPVMIGVAVLLPVVLLCARKLTMMEMGDDMACLLGIRVERVRLLMILCAVVLAALATGATGPIAFVALAAPQLVARLTRSRKLPVISAALMGSCLLLLADLITLLLPLTVAVPVGRMTGIIGGVYLLWLLNRMRRF